In Hahella sp. HNIBRBA332, the genomic window ATCGTTTTCGGCGCAGTCGGCACCGCAGGCCAACGTTGCACCACCACTCGTCGTATTTTCGCCCACGACTCTATTTACGACGAGTTGTTGAGCCGCCTGAAAGCCGCTTACAAACAGCTGCCCATTGGCAACCCACAGGAAGCCGGCACATTGATTGGTCCGCTCATCGACGGCCGCTCTTACGAGCAAATGGAACAAGCGCTGGCTGACGCCAAAGCGAAAGGCTGCGACGTATATGGCGGCGGACGCGCGCTGGAAAAAGAATTCCCTCAGGCTTACTACGTGAACCCTGCCATTGTGGAAGGCGGCAAAGCGCTGACCAACAACGCTCACGAAACCTTCGCGCCGATCCTGTACTTCTTCCGCTACTCTGATCTGGAAGAAGCAATTGAACGTCAGAACGACGTGCCGCAAGGCCTGTCTTCCGCCATCTTCACCCTGAACATGCGTGAAGCGGAACTGTTCACCTCCGCGGTGGGCAGCGACTGCGGCATCGCCAACGTCAACGTCGGCACCAGCGGCGCGGAAATCGGCGGCGCATTCGGCGGCGAGAAGGAAACAGGCGGCGGTCGCGAGTCCGGCTCCGACTCCTGGAAGGCGTACATGCGCCGCTCCACCGCTACGGTGAACTATTCTTCCGAGCTGCCATTGGCGCAAGGTATTAAGTTCGATCTCAACTAAGCCTTTGTTGAGTTGACTTGAAAGGAGAGCTTCGGCTCTCCTTTTGACATCCGCGCCAGGATGCGCGGTTCGACAGGTCAGGATTTTCCTTATTGGTTTAACGCTTATTAACATGGCAATGATATTGCTATGTTAATAGCCAGGCGCATGAATGCGCCTGCGCGGCTGCTAGCTGCGGGAGACAGGGGCTGACATGTGCAGGCCCTGTCGTGGCGGACAAATAGAAGGAAGCTATTTGTCCGCCTGATTAATATATACCGATGATGTACGGGAAGCTGTTTCCGATTGTGCGCCTGTAACCGGACTTCGACCGAAGCCGGATCTCCTCCTCTTCTTCCAGAACGCCCCTGGCGCCTGGACGCACGCCGGTCAGACGAACGTCAGTATTATTTTCAGGATTACGAGCCGTACCATGCAAACTACTGCGCTTTTCAAACTGTTGTCTTCGCTGACTGACGCCGCCAAGGCTCAGCAATTGCTTGATTCCGTCCAATTGCACCCCATTTTCGCCCAGCCTCACAATGACGACGAGCCGCTCAATCGCGCCGTCATCGCCCAGGCGATGAACATGATGCTGTTTGACGACCTGCTGGAGCGGGTGCCGGAAGGCAAGCAATACGTGGCTGAAAAACTGGCGTCTGGAGAAAAGGTCGTGTTCGACCATGGCGCGTTGCGCACCGTGGCTTGGGAAAATCAGGCGCTGCCGATGGGTTACAAAGCGTTCGCACGCATCCTGGAGCCCCTCGGATTTACCGTGGCCGGACAGTATCCGCTGCCCAAGCTGAAAATGTGCGGCTTCGTCTACACTCATGCAGACCTGCCTCACGATATCGCCCAGTACTTCGTCAGTGAGCTGTACCCGGAGCAATTCACCAAATCTTTCCAGGACGCCGTTGACCGAGTGGTGTCTGTGTCTTCCGATCCATTGACGCCTCGCTCCGCGGAGCTGTTGCAGAAGCTGGCCGCATTCGGCGCTCTGCCCTTGGCGGACGCGGCGGAATTGCTGCCCAACCTGTTGCAGTGTTTTGACC contains:
- a CDS encoding DUF1338 domain-containing protein, with product MQTTALFKLLSSLTDAAKAQQLLDSVQLHPIFAQPHNDDEPLNRAVIAQAMNMMLFDDLLERVPEGKQYVAEKLASGEKVVFDHGALRTVAWENQALPMGYKAFARILEPLGFTVAGQYPLPKLKMCGFVYTHADLPHDIAQYFVSELYPEQFTKSFQDAVDRVVSVSSDPLTPRSAELLQKLAAFGALPLADAAELLPNLLQCFDRQHGVPHLHDYLALREESAEMAWISTEGNAFNHATDRVGDIRQLDAQQRALGRPMKDEIEVARNANIMQTAYRATKVKRQFKTDQGVETHEVPGSFFEFIQRNDIDDSVEKGMDLRFDSSNAQGIFTMTRAVTQTAETAEC